One genomic window of Candidatus Poribacteria bacterium includes the following:
- a CDS encoding restriction endonuclease subunit S encodes MKIKNKKRDPMPPPEATPEEIGKFWDTHSLADYWDETHEVKFQVTLNIQKQKDIMRDTIRFGDFVEINPRIQLEKGREYPYVEMADVSPGNAFVFPEKQRTYKGGGSRFQAGDTLFARITPCLENGKIVRLKNTGNQPCFGSTEFFVFRGKPNVSDPTYIFYLALSPTIRDPAVKSMTGASGRQRAILSSVENILIPLLPLSTQRKIAAILSAYDDLIENNTRRIKILEDMAQTLYREWFVHFLFPGHADVPMVESPLGPIPEGWKVKNFGEVSLNFDRQRKPLSGKVRSTMQGEYPYYGAAKVLDHINDYLFDGRYLLIGEDGSVVTEHGKPVLQLVTGKFWVNNHTHVVQGKAPISTNFLYLFMSNVVISGHVTGTAQPKINQQNLNRIPVISPPQSVLEKFNQMIEPNFNNIVALNLKNVNLQQTRDLLLPKLISGEIDVSKLDIETDPKSN; translated from the coding sequence ATGAAAATAAAAAATAAAAAGCGAGATCCAATGCCACCTCCCGAGGCTACTCCAGAGGAGATCGGAAAATTTTGGGACACACATAGCCTTGCTGATTATTGGGATGAAACCCACGAAGTGAAATTTCAAGTCACGCTAAACATCCAGAAACAAAAAGACATCATGAGAGATACAATTCGTTTTGGTGATTTCGTTGAGATTAATCCACGCATCCAATTGGAAAAAGGCAGAGAATATCCTTATGTTGAAATGGCTGATGTTAGCCCTGGCAACGCTTTTGTTTTCCCTGAAAAACAACGTACTTACAAAGGTGGCGGCTCACGATTCCAAGCTGGAGACACGCTTTTTGCCCGCATTACACCGTGTTTAGAAAATGGAAAAATCGTCAGACTCAAAAATACCGGTAATCAACCCTGTTTTGGATCTACAGAGTTCTTCGTCTTTCGTGGCAAGCCCAATGTGTCAGATCCAACGTATATTTTCTATCTGGCTCTGAGCCCTACAATTCGGGATCCTGCAGTAAAGAGTATGACGGGTGCTTCAGGACGACAGCGCGCTATTTTATCCTCGGTTGAAAATATTCTAATTCCGCTGCTGCCTCTCTCAACCCAACGCAAAATCGCCGCTATCCTCTCCGCCTACGACGACCTCATCGAAAACAACACCCGCCGTATCAAAATCCTTGAAGACATGGCACAGACCCTTTACCGAGAATGGTTCGTCCACTTCCTATTTCCCGGACATGCGGATGTGCCGATGGTGGAATCGCCGTTGGGTCCGATACCGGAAGGGTGGAAGGTTAAGAATTTCGGCGAAGTCTCTCTTAACTTTGATCGCCAGCGTAAACCGTTATCAGGAAAAGTAAGGTCAACAATGCAAGGGGAATATCCATATTATGGTGCTGCTAAAGTTTTGGACCATATTAATGATTATCTATTTGATGGAAGGTATTTATTGATTGGAGAAGATGGTAGCGTTGTTACTGAACACGGAAAACCTGTGCTACAATTAGTAACCGGTAAATTCTGGGTAAACAATCATACGCACGTTGTTCAAGGGAAAGCACCAATCTCAACAAACTTCCTTTACTTGTTTATGTCTAATGTAGTTATTTCGGGCCATGTTACAGGCACCGCACAGCCAAAGATTAACCAGCAGAACTTAAACAGAATTCCTGTCATTTCGCCTCCACAGAGTGTGTTGGAAAAATTTAACCAGATGATTGAACCAAATTTTAACAACATCGTTGCCTTAAACCTTAAAAACGTTAACCTTCAACAAACCCGCGACCTCCTCCTCCCCAAACTCATCTCTGGCGAGATTGACGTATCCAAACTTGATATTGAGACTGATCCCAAAAGCAATTGA